In Arachis hypogaea cultivar Tifrunner chromosome 2, arahy.Tifrunner.gnm2.J5K5, whole genome shotgun sequence, a genomic segment contains:
- the LOC112747768 gene encoding dof zinc finger protein DOF2.4 encodes MVFTSIPAAYLEAAANWQQHQQQQQNHQPSGNSGGSTSPQLLPPPPPPPPQPQPHGAGGGAGSIRPGSMADRARMANLPMPEASLRCPRCESTNTKFCYFNNYSLSQPRHFCKTCRRYWTRGGALRNVPVGGGCRRNKRSKGGGGGSSRSPAASSDRQTGSASSTNSVSSNSTGDIVGLGPSMPPLRFMAPLHHHQLTDFATASGTDIPLNYNLMNYTSISGSMGGVGLGDLSFQIGNPLAAASGGSGGGASGGSSLLSGLEQWRIPQQFPFMAGLEGSSHGGGNNNGGGLLYPFEGSAEISGYVRPKVSTSMVLTQLASVKMEDSRELNNVSSGQFLMGSIGNNNNNTTSNNNVPTHEQYWNGATGTSASASWTELSGFSSSSTTSNNQL; translated from the exons ATGGTTTTCACTTCAATTCCAGCAGCTTATCTTGAAGCAGCAGCCAACTGGCAGCAGCATCAACAG CAACAACAAAATCATCAACCTAGTGGCAACTCTGGTGGTTCTACATCTCCTCAGcttcttccaccaccaccacctccgccACCACAACCTCAACCTCATGGAGCAGGAGGAGGAGCCGGCTCCATCAGGCCAGGCTCGATGGCAGATAGGGCAAGGATGGCGAACCTTCCCATGCCGGAGGCTTCACTAAGGTGTCCAAGATGCGAATCAACCAACACAAAGTTTTGCTACTTCAACAATTATAGCCTCTCTCAGCCCCGCCATTTCTGCAAGACCTGTAGAAGGTATTGGACAAGAGGCGGGGCCTTGAGAAACGTCCCCGTCGGCGGAGGATGCAGAAGAAACAAAAGAAGCAAAGGAGGCGGTGGAGGATCTTCCAGATCCCCCGCCGCAAGCTCCGACCGCCAGACGGGGAGTGCCAGCTCAACAAACTCGGTTTCCTCAAACTCAACCGGTGACATAGTGGGCCTCGGCCCATCTATGCCACCATTAAGATTTATGGCTCCATTGCATCATCATCAACTCACAGATTTTGCAACCGCTTCTGGTACAGACATACCCCTAAACTATAACCTAATGAACTATACCTCAATTTCTGGATCAATGGGAGGCGTAGGTTTAGGTGACTTGAGTTTCCAAATAGGAAACCCTTTAGCCGCCGCCTCTGGCGGCAGCGGAGGAGGAGCAAGTGGTGGCTCTTCTCTCTTATCTGGATTAGAACAATGGAGGATTCCACAACAGTTTCCATTCATGGCTGGTTTGGAAGGTTCTTCACATGGTGGTGGTAACAATAATGGTGGTGGATTATTATACCCTTTTGAAGGAAGTGCTGAGATAAGTGGTTATGTGAGGCCAAAGGTTTCAACTTCTATGGTGTTAACACAATTGGCTTCAGTGAAAATGGAAGATTCTAGAGAACTTAATAATGTTTCTTCTGGACAGTTCTTGATGGGAAGCATtggcaacaataacaacaacaccaCCAGCAACAACAATGTTCCAACACATGAACAATATTGGAATGGTGCTACTGGAACTTCTGCTTCAGCTTCTTGGACTGAACTTTCTGGTTTTAGTTCTTCTTCCACTACAAGCAATAACCAACTATAG